Below is a window of Pseudomonas sp. B21-040 DNA.
GCGCTGGCGCACATCGGCTTTCTGCTTGTTGGAAATGCCCGAGACCATCGGCCCGCCCGGCACAAAAATCGTCGGCAGATGACCGAAACGCAAAGCCCCCATCATCAGGCCCGGCACGATCTTGTCGCAGATGCCGAGCATCAGCGCGCCGTCGAACATGTTGTGGGACAACGCCACGGCGGTGGACATCGCGATCACTTCGCGGCTCGGCAAGCTCAGTTCCATGCCCGGCTCGCCCTGGGTCACGCCGTCGCACATGGCCGGGGTGCCGCCGGCAAACTGGCCGACCGAACCGATCTCGCGCAGCGCTCTTTTGATCTGTTCCGGGAAGACTTCATACGGCTGGTGTGCCGAGAGCATGTCGTTATATGACGAAACTATCGCGATGTTGGCGGAGTTCATCATCCGCAGACTGTTCTTGTCTTCCGTACCGCAACCCGCCACGCCGTGGGCGAAGTTGGCGCATTGCAGCTTGCCGCGCATCGGACCGTCGCTGGCCGCACCGCGAATCAAAGCAAGGTAGGCCTCACGTGTGGCGCGGCTACGGGCGATAAGCCGTTCGGTGACCTCAAGGACGCGGGGATGCATGTGTAGAACTCCAGGCTAACGGATGTGGCGACCTGATTGTCTATGCTGAACAAGGACCGTTGTGATTGGGATGACAGACGGTTTTCTTGATCGGTCGGACCAGTTTGTTCAGGTCACTCGTTGTAGATTGAACAAAATATTGCCATTAAAAAGGCTTGTTTTCTATTTTTATGCGAATAATCTTGTAATTCCAACAACAAAACGACGGCGGCCCTGTTAAATGACTCTTCGAATCGCAATCAATGGTTTTGGCCGAATTGGCCGCAACGTCTTACGCGCACTGTATACCCAAGGCTATCGTCAGGACCTGCAGATCGTTGCCATCAATGATTTGGGTGACAGCGCGATCAACGCTCATCTGCTCAAGTACGACACTGTTCACGGCACGTTCGACGCCGATGTCCAGCACGACCAGGAGAGCCTGACCGTCAACGGCGACCGCATCGCCGTCAGCGCCATTCGCAACCCCGCCGAACTGCCCTGGGCTGCAGAAAAGATTGATGTCGTGTTCGAATGCACCGGTCTGTTCACCGACCGCGCCAAAGCCGCCGCGCATATTACGGCCGGCGCGCGCAAAGTCATCATCTCGGCCCCGGCCAAAGGCGCCGACGCCACCGTGGTGTATGGGGTTAACCACGACATTTTGCGCCAACACCACCAAATCATTTCCAACGCGTCGTGCACCACCAACTGCCTGGCCCCGGTCGCTCAGGTGCTGCACCGTGAACTCGGGATCGAGAGCGGTCTGATGACCACGATCCACGCCTACACCAACGATCAAAACCTGACCGACGTCTATCACACCGACCCGTACCGCGCCCGTTCCGCCACCCAGAACATGATCCCGAGCAAGACCGGTGCCGCTGAAGCCGTCGGCCTCGTCCTGCCGGAACTGGCGGGCAAGCTGACCGGCATGGCCGTTCGCGTGCCCGTGATCAATGTGTCGCTGGTGGACCTGACCGTTCAGCTCAAGCGTGAAGCATCGGCCGATGAAGTGAATGCGCTGATGAAAGAAGCCAGCCAGCATTCGAAGATTCTCGGGTACAACACCCTGCCGCTGGTTTCCAGCGACTTCAACCACAACCCGCTGTCGTCGATCTTCGACGCCAACCACACCAAGTCCAGCGGCAAGCTGCTCAAGGTGTTGGCCTGGTACGACAACGAATGGGGCTTCTCCAACCGCATGCTCGATAACTGCCTGGCGTTGTGCAACGCTGAATAAGCCCGGAGCAGTCACCGATGATCGGTATCAGTTTTACGCAAAAGACCTTGGCGGCGCGCAAGCGTATCGCCTTGGTCGCCCATGACCACTGCAAAGTGTTTTTGCTGGACTGGGCCGAACGGCACAAAGACAAACTCGCGCAACATGAACTGCTCGCCACCGGCACCACCGGGTTGTTATTACAACAACGCCTCGACCTGCCGGTGGAAAGCATGATCAGCGGCCCCCTAGGCGGTGACCAACAGCTCGGCGCACGCATCGCCGAGCAGCGCGTCGACCTGCTGGTGTTTTTCTGGGACCCGTTCGAGCCGCAACCCCACGACCCGGACATCAAGGCTTTGCTGCGCGTGGCGGCGGTCTGGAACATTCCGGTGGCGTGCAATGAATGCAGCGCCGACTACCTGCTCAGCAGCCCGTTGATGGATCAGGCACACGAACATCGCATCCCCGATTACGCGACGTATTTATCCGGCCGAGCGTAACCCCTCACAATCAGTACTTGACCATCCGAGCGGATGATAAGCATTATCATTCGCTCGAAATGGATCAGGTTCCCCCGTGAGTCAATCGCGCTTCAATCATGTCTTCATCGCCCAGCGCGTTTCGCTGCTGCGCACGTTGGAGCGGATGGTCAACAATCACAGCACCGCCGAAGACCTCCTGCAGGAGACCTACCTGCGAGTGACTCGCGCGCTGGGTGAACGGCCCATCGATCACCTCGAACCCTTCGTGTTCCAGACCGCCCGCAACCTGGCGCTGGACCATTTGCGCGCGCGTCGCATTCAGTCCCGCACCCTGCTCGACGACGTGCCGCTGGACGTGGTGGAAAGCATCGCCGCCCCTACCAGCAGCGCCGAAGATGCCGTCCATGCCGAACAATTGCTGGAGCGTTTGAACGTGAGCCTCGGTGAACTGAGCCATCGTCAGCAGCAGATTTTTATCCTCAGCCGCCTGAACGGACACAGTTATCTGGAGATCGCCGAGAAGCTCGGCGTCTCGTTGAGTACTGTGCAGAAGGAACTGAAGCTGATCATGACGATCTGCATCGGCGTCGCCGAGCGCTCAAACGGCGACTGAGTTCGTCAGGCTTTGTTACCCTTGCCCCACTTCCAAGCCTCACTAAAAAAACAGCCGTGCACAGACACTGCCGAGGAAACACCGTGACGGACACCCACCGCTCCCCTTCGCCCTCGCCGGCCAGGGACCCCGCCAACGCGATGGACCAGGCCCTGGACTGGCTGATCGTGCTGGGCAGCCCGAGCGAAGACCAGACCCAGGCGTTTCATGACTGGCTGGCTGCTGATCCGCTGCATGCCGAGGCGTTCGCCAAGGCGCAGGCGATCTGGGATGGCCCGCAAGTGGTGCAATGCGCACAACAACTGGCCGCCCGGCCGCCGAAAGTAACCGTCCTGTCGCGCCTGCGTCCGCACTGGAAACCCTTGGCGACGGCCGCCGTGTTGATCCTCGGCCTGTTCAGTTTCAGCAACCTGCCGATGCGCCTTCAGGCCGACCACTTGACCGTGATAGGTGAACGCCAGCGCCTGCAATTGGAGGACGGCTCCAAAGTGCTGCTCAATACCGACTCGGCGTTTTCCAGCACCATCAACGATCAACAGCGCGTGGCCAGGTTGTATCAGGGCGAAGCGTTTTTCGAAGTGCAAGCCAGTCGTGGCCAGCCATTGGAAATCGACGCAGGGCCCGTTACGGCCAGCGTGCGCGATACCGCGTTTGCCGTGCGTTATCTGGACGGCGTGACGCAGGTTCGGGTGCAGCGCGGGGATGTCGACTTGCGGGCGACGCACGACGATACGCGTGTGCGCCTCAGCGCCGGTGAAAGCATTCGTATCGGCCCCAACGGTTTCGACCGGCCCGCCAAGCTCGATGCCGCCACCGAATTGGCCTGGGTCCAGGGTCGACTGGTGTTCGAGAACTGCCCGCTGAGCCAGGTACTGGCAGAGCTGCGTCGCTACTATCCGGGCTGGATCATCAACAACAACGAGCAATTGGCCGACGTCGCGGTGACCGGCAATTACCGTCTCGACCAACCGCTGGATGTGGTCCGCTCGCTGGCACACATCACCTCCGCACGGCTTCAGGAATTCCCCGCTTTAGTCATCCTGAACTAAATGAGAATTATTTTTACTCGATAGCACACGTTCGTTCGTCTCGTTATAGCCAATGCAATTGATTCGCATCTCTAAATGCCAATCAGCACCTATAAAGATTCGTGCGACACGGAGCGCTATCGATGTCCTCTCGCCTTACCCGCCAGTCCTCTTCACCTTCCTGCGTGCTGTCGCTGCTGACCGCCGCCATCCTCATGGCCGGTGCCGCGCCGCTCATGGCCGCCACGGCGGCCGAGCCGTCGACCCGCAACATGGGTGATTATTCGTTCGCCATCCCTGCTCAGTCGCTGGTGTCGGCACTCAATGCCTTTACCGCCGTGACAGGTTGGCAAGTCGGCTTGCCGGCAGAGCTGGCGGAAGGCGTGGCTTCCCAGGGCGTACGCGGTTCGTTGCCGCCGGAAAAAGCCCTCGATCGCCTGTTGGTGGGGACCAACCTGAGCTATCGCAAACTGGGCACCAGCAACATTGTGCTGGAGAAACGCAGCAACAACGGCGCGATCAACCTGGACCAGGTCACGATCAGCGCCACCCGTAATGAACAGGACGTGAACAGCGTACCGAGCACAGTCAGCGTTTATACCCGTGAAGACCTGGACCGCAACAACGTCAATAACATCAAGGAACTGGTGCGCTATGAACCGGGCGTTTCGGTGGGCGGCACAGGCCAGCGCGCCGGTCTCACGGGCTACAACATCCGTGGCATCGACGGCGATCGCGTATTGACCCAGGTCGATGGGGTGCAAGTGCCGGACAGTTTCTTCAACGGCCCGTATGCCCAGACCAACCGCAACTACGTCGACCCGGAAATCGTCAAACGCGTGGAAATCCTCCGGGGCCCCGCGTCGGTGTTGTATGGCAGCAACGCCATCGGCGGCGCTGTCAGCTACTACACGCTGGACCCGGATGACATCATCAAACCTGGCAAGGACGTCGGCGCGCGCCTCAAAACCGGTTACAGCTCGGCCGATGAAAGCTGGCTGACCTCCGGCACCGTGGCCGGCCGTACCGGCGAGTTCGACGGCCTGCTGCACCTGAGCCAGCGCAACGGTCATGAAACAGAGTCTTACGGCGAAACCGGTGGCACCGGCCTGAACCGCACCGAGGCCAACCCTGAGGACGTGCGCACCACCAGCGTACTGGCCAAGCTGGGCTGGGATTACGCCGACGACGCGCGCTTTGGTCTGACTTACGAAAACTACAAGGCCGACAGCGACACCAACCAGTTGAGCGCGGTGGGCGGCCCGTTCAACGCCGGGCGTGGTTTCGGCTTCTATAAATCCCGTACCGGGAACGACACGATCACTCGCGAACGTTTTGGCCTGGATCATAACTTTGGTCTGGACAGCGCCCTGGCAGACAACATCAAGTGGACCCTGAACTATCAGATCGCCAAGGCCGACCAGAGCACCCAGGAAATCTACGCACCTTCGCGCACCGTGCTGCGCAACCGCGACACCAACTACAAAGATCGCCAGTGGGTGTTCGATGTCCAGGCTGACAAGTCATTCGCCATTGCCGACACCGCTCACCTCGTCACCTACGGCACGACCATCAAACAGGACAAAGTCACCGGCCTGCGTACCGGCACCGGCACCTGTCTGACCGTGGCCGGTTCCTGCCGGGTCATCGGTGCCGCGAGCCCCGCCGACACCCTGAAACCGGCGAGCGATTTCCCCGATCCGACGATCAACACTTACAGCCTGTTTGCCCAGGATCAGATCAGCTGGGGCAACTGGACCTTCCTGCCCGGTGCTCGTTACGACTACACCCAACTCAAGCCGCACGTCACCGATGAGTTCCTGGCCACCGCCGACCAGAGCGGCAACGGCGTCGTGAGCGAAGACACCAAAACCTGGCATCAACTGTCGCCAAAACTCGGCACCACCTACCGCTTCAACGACAACTACACCTGGTATGGCCAATACGCCGAAGGCTTCCGCACGCCGACGGCCAAGGCTTTGTATGGTCGCTTCGAAAACCTCGCGGGCGGCTATCAGGTCGCCCCTAACCCGGACCTGGAACCGGAAAAGAGCAAGAGCTATGAAACCGGCCTGCGCGGTCAGTTCGAGGCCGGCACGTTAGATGTAGCGGTGTTCTACAACAAATACCGCGACTTCATCGACGAGAACGCCATTACGCCCGGCTACACCGAGACCACGTTCCAGAGCAACAACATCGCCCACGCGACCATCAAAGGTGTGGAGCTCAAGGGTCGCCTGAACCTGGACAACTTCGGCGCTCCGAACGGCCTCTATACCCAAGGCTCGGCGGCCTACCAGTACGGTCGTAACGATGACACCGGTCAGCCGCTGAACAGTATCAACCCGCTGACCGGCGTGTTCGGCCTGGGTTACGACCAGGACAACTACGGCGCCCTGCTGAACTGGACACTGGTCAAGCGCAAGACCCGCGTCGACAGCACCAGCTTCAAGACCCCTGATGGCACCAGCACCCAGTTCAAGACACCGGGTTATGGCGTGCTCGACCTGGCCGGTTTCTACAAGGTGACCGACGACGTGACCGTCAACGCCGGCCTCTACAACCTGACCAACAAAAAGTACTGGCAATGGGATGACGTACGCGGCTACGACAGCGTCGGCGAAGCCTCGGTGACTCAGCCGGCCAACCTCGACCGCCTGACCCAGCCGGGTCGCAACTTCGCGGTCAATCTGGTCTGGGATATCTGATCCCGCCCGACTCACTGTGCAGCCCAGTAAAAGCTGCACAGTGAAAATTTTTTACTGTCGCGCGCCTGCTGATTCGTCTCGTTACCAAGCGCCTCCATTTCTCAAGGATTTCTCATGACCTCTCAGGACACCGCTCAACGCCCTGCTCTGCGTTCGCAACGTTTGAACCAGATCACCCACGAACCGCATACCAAACTTGATGCCCTGGTCAAAGCCCACGCGCCGTTTGAAACCCAGGCCAACTTCGCCCGTTTCGTGGTCGCTCAGTACCTGTTCCAGTCGGAACTGGTGTCGCTGTACAACGATGCCGCACTGACCGCGATTGTTCCCGACCTGCCGGCCCGTTGCCGTGCCGAAGCGGCCAAGGCTGACCTCGCTGATCTGGAAACCGAAGTGCCGGCCGCCGTCGCCGGTGCCGTGAAGAACCCGACCCAGGCCGAAGCGCTGGGCTGGCTGTTCGTTTCCGAAGGGTCGAAGCTCGGCGCGGCGTTCCTGATCAAGCGAGCCGTTGGCCTGGGCTTGAGTGAAACCTTCGGCGCCCGCCATCTTGGCGAACCAACCGGTGGTCGCGCTGAAGGCTGGAAAAGTTTCGTGAAGACGCTGGATGGCCTGACGCTCAGCGCACAGGAAGAAGCCGATCTGGACAAAGGCGCCATCGACGCGTTCAACCGGTTTACCGTGTTGCTGGAACAGGCTTACGCCACCGCAGCCGAACCGGCCTGAAGCCAAACAAATATCCTGTGGGAGCGGGCTTGCCCGCGATTGTAATGTGACATTCAGCATCTTTGTTGAAGGGTAGACCGTCATCGCGGGCAAGCCCGCTCCCACAGGTCCGCCTCACTCCCGTGCCCTTGAGACCAATGCCTCAGCCCTCCTCTTCAAAAATCTCCCGCCTGCTCTTCGGCCTGCTGGCCTACATCAGCCTCGGTATCGGCCTGATCGCCATCGTCGTGCCCGGCCTGCCCACCACCGAATTCATCCTGCTCGCCGCCTGGGCCGCGACCCGCAGTTCGCCGCGCTTGAGTGCCTGGCTGGAAAACCATCGGCTGTTCGGTTCGATCCTGCGCAACTGGCGCAACGGCAAGATCATCGCCCGTCGAGCCAAAGTCAGTGCCACCGTCAGCATGTTGCTGTGCGCCACGCTGATGCTGGTGATGCTCGATCACGGCTGGACGATTTACCTGGCGATTGCCGGCATGAGCCTGGGCAATCTGTGGATCTGGTCGCGACCGGAATCAGTACCGAGAATTTCCTGAAATTCAGCTCTTTTCAGGGCATTTTCCTGCGCAAACGGTCAACCACTACCGTTCGTCGACTTGCGTTCATGCAACCTTCACAAAGCGCCGATGTGCATTGAATGGCGCTAAATGGATTTGGCGTACCGAGTCGGTTTCGACTCCTTGCCAACACTTCATCCATTTGTGAGTTCGCCCTATGTTCGACTCCCTCTCTATCCGTCTGAAAATCGTTTTGCTCTCCGGTCTTTGCCTGCTCGGCGTGGTCGTCTTGATCGTCGGCATGAACATTTACCAGACCAATCAGAACGATGATCTGGTCAACGCCTCCAGCAGCAAAATGCTCACCGACAGCGTGCAGAGCCTGCTGCAAGCCAAAGCTGCCGAACAAGCGGTGCGAGTGCAGAAGACCTTCGGTGAAACGCTGACGGTGGTGACGGCCCTGGCCGATCAGATCAAGGACATGCGCACCCTGGCGGCCAAGCGCTCGCTTGACGCCGGCGCCCTGCGTGAAGAGTTGAACCAGAACCTGAAAACCGCGTTCGAGCGCAACAGCAAAGTGCTGGGGATCTGGCTGGCGTTCGAGCCCAACGGGCTGGATGGCAAGGACAGCGAGTTCGTCAATGATGCGGTCCGCCAGTCCAACGAAGCCGGGCGATTCGCCACGTATTGGAGCCGTGCAGGGGGCGAGGCGCTCAACACAATCATGGTCGAAGAGGACATGACCAAAACCACCCTGAACCTCAGCGGCACACCCTACAACGTCTGGTACACCTGCCCGCGGGACAGCAAGCG
It encodes the following:
- the gap gene encoding type I glyceraldehyde-3-phosphate dehydrogenase → MTLRIAINGFGRIGRNVLRALYTQGYRQDLQIVAINDLGDSAINAHLLKYDTVHGTFDADVQHDQESLTVNGDRIAVSAIRNPAELPWAAEKIDVVFECTGLFTDRAKAAAHITAGARKVIISAPAKGADATVVYGVNHDILRQHHQIISNASCTTNCLAPVAQVLHRELGIESGLMTTIHAYTNDQNLTDVYHTDPYRARSATQNMIPSKTGAAEAVGLVLPELAGKLTGMAVRVPVINVSLVDLTVQLKREASADEVNALMKEASQHSKILGYNTLPLVSSDFNHNPLSSIFDANHTKSSGKLLKVLAWYDNEWGFSNRMLDNCLALCNAE
- a CDS encoding methylglyoxal synthase: MIGISFTQKTLAARKRIALVAHDHCKVFLLDWAERHKDKLAQHELLATGTTGLLLQQRLDLPVESMISGPLGGDQQLGARIAEQRVDLLVFFWDPFEPQPHDPDIKALLRVAAVWNIPVACNECSADYLLSSPLMDQAHEHRIPDYATYLSGRA
- a CDS encoding RNA polymerase sigma factor, which encodes MSQSRFNHVFIAQRVSLLRTLERMVNNHSTAEDLLQETYLRVTRALGERPIDHLEPFVFQTARNLALDHLRARRIQSRTLLDDVPLDVVESIAAPTSSAEDAVHAEQLLERLNVSLGELSHRQQQIFILSRLNGHSYLEIAEKLGVSLSTVQKELKLIMTICIGVAERSNGD
- a CDS encoding FecR domain-containing protein, which produces MTDTHRSPSPSPARDPANAMDQALDWLIVLGSPSEDQTQAFHDWLAADPLHAEAFAKAQAIWDGPQVVQCAQQLAARPPKVTVLSRLRPHWKPLATAAVLILGLFSFSNLPMRLQADHLTVIGERQRLQLEDGSKVLLNTDSAFSSTINDQQRVARLYQGEAFFEVQASRGQPLEIDAGPVTASVRDTAFAVRYLDGVTQVRVQRGDVDLRATHDDTRVRLSAGESIRIGPNGFDRPAKLDAATELAWVQGRLVFENCPLSQVLAELRRYYPGWIINNNEQLADVAVTGNYRLDQPLDVVRSLAHITSARLQEFPALVILN
- a CDS encoding TonB-dependent receptor; translation: MSSRLTRQSSSPSCVLSLLTAAILMAGAAPLMAATAAEPSTRNMGDYSFAIPAQSLVSALNAFTAVTGWQVGLPAELAEGVASQGVRGSLPPEKALDRLLVGTNLSYRKLGTSNIVLEKRSNNGAINLDQVTISATRNEQDVNSVPSTVSVYTREDLDRNNVNNIKELVRYEPGVSVGGTGQRAGLTGYNIRGIDGDRVLTQVDGVQVPDSFFNGPYAQTNRNYVDPEIVKRVEILRGPASVLYGSNAIGGAVSYYTLDPDDIIKPGKDVGARLKTGYSSADESWLTSGTVAGRTGEFDGLLHLSQRNGHETESYGETGGTGLNRTEANPEDVRTTSVLAKLGWDYADDARFGLTYENYKADSDTNQLSAVGGPFNAGRGFGFYKSRTGNDTITRERFGLDHNFGLDSALADNIKWTLNYQIAKADQSTQEIYAPSRTVLRNRDTNYKDRQWVFDVQADKSFAIADTAHLVTYGTTIKQDKVTGLRTGTGTCLTVAGSCRVIGAASPADTLKPASDFPDPTINTYSLFAQDQISWGNWTFLPGARYDYTQLKPHVTDEFLATADQSGNGVVSEDTKTWHQLSPKLGTTYRFNDNYTWYGQYAEGFRTPTAKALYGRFENLAGGYQVAPNPDLEPEKSKSYETGLRGQFEAGTLDVAVFYNKYRDFIDENAITPGYTETTFQSNNIAHATIKGVELKGRLNLDNFGAPNGLYTQGSAAYQYGRNDDTGQPLNSINPLTGVFGLGYDQDNYGALLNWTLVKRKTRVDSTSFKTPDGTSTQFKTPGYGVLDLAGFYKVTDDVTVNAGLYNLTNKKYWQWDDVRGYDSVGEASVTQPANLDRLTQPGRNFAVNLVWDI
- a CDS encoding biliverdin-producing heme oxygenase — protein: MTSQDTAQRPALRSQRLNQITHEPHTKLDALVKAHAPFETQANFARFVVAQYLFQSELVSLYNDAALTAIVPDLPARCRAEAAKADLADLETEVPAAVAGAVKNPTQAEALGWLFVSEGSKLGAAFLIKRAVGLGLSETFGARHLGEPTGGRAEGWKSFVKTLDGLTLSAQEEADLDKGAIDAFNRFTVLLEQAYATAAEPA
- a CDS encoding YbaN family protein; the encoded protein is MPQPSSSKISRLLFGLLAYISLGIGLIAIVVPGLPTTEFILLAAWAATRSSPRLSAWLENHRLFGSILRNWRNGKIIARRAKVSATVSMLLCATLMLVMLDHGWTIYLAIAGMSLGNLWIWSRPESVPRIS